In a genomic window of Helianthus annuus cultivar XRQ/B chromosome 10, HanXRQr2.0-SUNRISE, whole genome shotgun sequence:
- the LOC110881501 gene encoding LOW QUALITY PROTEIN: kaempferol 3-O-beta-D-galactosyltransferase (The sequence of the model RefSeq protein was modified relative to this genomic sequence to represent the inferred CDS: substituted 1 base at 1 genomic stop codon), with translation IKDLSSMYNNFLNIGPFNLVSSPSDEFSCITWLDNQKPGSVAYISFGTKFSPPPHELVALAEALEATKTPFLWSINKDSQRHLPLEFLEKTTTNGLGKIVPWAPQVQVLEHIAIGVFVTHSGWNSVLESIGAGVPMICRPFIGDQPINTWMVERVWGIGVRIEGGNFTKLGTCRALEQVXSADASSKGRKERIRALKDLAHEVLGPNGSSIQNFKTLVGVVTGATL, from the coding sequence attaaagaCCTCTCTTCAATGTACAACAACTTCCTCAACATTGGTCCATTTAATCTTGTATCCTCACCATCTGATGAGTTTTCTTGCATTACTTGGTTAGATAATCAAAAGCCAGGATCAGTTGCATACATTTCTTTTGGCACAAAGTTTTCTCCTCCGCCCCATGAGCTAGTTGCGTTGGCTGAAGCACTCGAAGCGACCAAAACCCCATTTCTTTGGTCGATAAACAAGGATTCACAGAGGCATTTACCATTAGAGTTCTTAGAGAAAACAACCACAAATGGATTGGGAAAAATTGTACCCTGGGCGCCACAAGTACAAGTTTTGGAACATATTGCAATAGGGGTGTTTGTAACACATAGCGGATGGAACTCAGTGTTGGAGAGTATAGGAGCTGGGGTTCCAATGATATGTAGGCCGTTTATAGGGGACCAACCGATAAATACTTGGATGGTTGAGAGAGTTTGGGGGATTGGGGTGCGAATCGAAGGTGGGAATTTTACGAAACTTGGAACTTGTCGTGCTTTAGAGCAAGTTTAATCAGCCGATGCATCATCTAAAGGGCGGAAAGAAAGAATTAGAGCACTGAAAGATCTTGCTCATGAGGTTCTTGGACCAAACGGGAGTTCTATTCAAAATTTCAAGACTTTGGTGGGTGTGGTCACCGGTGCCACCCTCTAA